One stretch of Halococcus sediminicola DNA includes these proteins:
- a CDS encoding RNA-guided endonuclease InsQ/TnpB family protein — protein sequence MKEEFPDHSLKAHTAYEAAFKVAEAFGSWDSNGRPSDNHPGRPFGRGSYIRFDHSSVELVENDRGYGVKLGLEPRKPEWFHLPTGDYQREYFDRVTDGDAETASAEVHLSSDGATLHLVVKEDVEVYDATDVPRFVGVDIGETVLYAAAVTEVLNSPSVEAVEMQPGREFRHYRDRLNEKRKRLGEKGDLRGVRECRGDRERYTEQVTDEASRAIVDLAQSYAPCGIALENLTGYRQTAEDAIHDWPFALMQKKIAYKATGAGIPVESINAAGTSTTCRKCGQTDAAARDGSDFACHRCGYEIHADVNAAINIAQRAAE from the coding sequence GTGAAAGAAGAATTCCCAGACCACTCGCTCAAAGCACATACCGCATATGAGGCGGCGTTTAAAGTTGCTGAGGCATTTGGGTCATGGGACTCGAATGGGAGACCCTCAGACAACCATCCGGGCCGACCGTTCGGTCGTGGGTCGTATATCCGATTCGACCACAGCAGCGTTGAGCTTGTCGAGAACGACCGTGGATACGGCGTGAAACTCGGTCTCGAACCGCGGAAACCAGAATGGTTCCATCTCCCCACAGGCGACTATCAGCGCGAATACTTCGACCGGGTTACTGATGGAGACGCTGAGACGGCAAGCGCAGAAGTGCACCTCTCTAGTGATGGTGCGACACTCCATCTCGTCGTGAAAGAAGATGTAGAGGTGTACGATGCAACTGATGTACCGCGATTCGTCGGCGTAGATATTGGAGAGACCGTACTATATGCCGCCGCAGTAACAGAGGTACTCAATTCACCGTCAGTCGAAGCCGTCGAAATGCAGCCCGGACGGGAATTCCGACACTACCGCGACCGACTCAACGAAAAGAGGAAGCGATTGGGTGAGAAAGGCGACCTCCGTGGAGTACGCGAATGTCGCGGCGACAGAGAGCGGTATACAGAGCAGGTGACGGACGAGGCGTCACGAGCCATCGTTGACCTCGCACAGTCGTACGCGCCTTGTGGTATTGCGCTCGAAAATCTCACGGGCTACCGACAGACAGCTGAGGACGCTATTCACGACTGGCCGTTTGCACTCATGCAAAAGAAAATCGCATACAAAGCAACGGGCGCTGGCATCCCGGTTGAAAGCATCAATGCAGCCGGAACGAGCACCACCTGTCGAAAGTGTGGCCAGACCGACGCAGCAGCGCGAGACGGGTCAGACTTTGCCTGTCACCGGTGTGGGTACGAAATCCATGCCGACGTGAACGCTGCTATCAACATTGCTCAACGAGCCGCGGAATAG
- a CDS encoding DUF5906 domain-containing protein: MSTTTSESGAVAELDTTTALTAESERERVADRLHEAGLSNQRFVVVEDGTKVCHNHSQRTPDDPQLTGNYGVYAGPGADADDESDGWLVDVDVDDYAADADAREALEAINALPETLTVETPHTDGETGGHRFYAVTGDVVAAMQDVTGGKSNPSPSWGEVRVANQYVVGPGSQLDGCDKEDCETCATPDGGRYRIADGGDRPIATITAEQLADALREDPTYADKDTAGTDATDPAEYDGTGTDAETVARNHTWLRDYLALGDDDRSRADFRACCLMIESGVAEADARALLNGSPHTKVHERGEGYWRETWRSALRAADLPDTGTESDDDTDDEGVSDDAPFEERVRARVLDPYEKSEGGITSPTAINRFAEELERECHFVMPGEHVRGWYNELYRYNPETGVYERGAVEHVMDVAERTLGDFATNHRIREIVAKVERRNLRHDGFESHPARQVVGNGILDLRTLDLAPHTPEEYHQRRIAWDYPGPDAEAPVADAFIHSVVGSDADAETLYQLMAHTLYGGYPDAKLAMLVGDGENGKSLVLWLVRRFLSATGGPVDVGGRDGEDGEGGTTDNENVANVPLSQLSDEGSFALHQLNGKMVNINADLSSEDVQEQSVLKKMTGDDLIWANVKNRTPIEFKNRATGLFAANTLPSFGEDSRAVWRRWLVVQFPYTFVSGEPTAPDEKRVERRDVLKARIGAESEMEGLLARAAREVHDWYNDRERDFFTNAASPEDVRDTMLRGSDPVYHFARVALEPNDDGSGEISKKDVRNAFREFVKAERISTNLTADPKQFGTELFALEDYHIDSDRTTIEGERVTTYTGISFTDRGEQLLADDDDTNGGGE; this comes from the coding sequence ATGAGTACGACCACTTCCGAGAGCGGTGCAGTCGCGGAGTTGGACACGACCACCGCCCTGACCGCCGAGAGCGAACGTGAGCGCGTGGCCGACCGGCTCCACGAAGCCGGTCTAAGCAACCAGCGGTTCGTGGTCGTTGAAGACGGTACGAAGGTATGCCACAACCACAGTCAGCGTACGCCCGACGACCCACAACTGACGGGTAACTACGGCGTCTATGCTGGCCCCGGCGCGGACGCCGACGACGAGAGCGACGGGTGGCTTGTGGACGTGGACGTTGACGATTACGCCGCCGACGCCGACGCACGCGAAGCACTCGAAGCTATCAACGCACTCCCTGAGACGCTTACCGTCGAGACACCCCACACGGACGGCGAGACGGGCGGCCACCGATTCTACGCCGTGACGGGCGACGTGGTGGCCGCCATGCAGGACGTGACCGGCGGAAAGTCGAACCCCTCGCCCTCGTGGGGCGAGGTTAGGGTTGCCAACCAGTACGTCGTTGGTCCCGGCTCACAACTCGACGGTTGCGACAAAGAAGACTGTGAGACGTGCGCGACGCCCGACGGCGGCCGGTATCGTATCGCCGACGGTGGCGACCGGCCGATAGCTACGATAACCGCCGAGCAGTTGGCCGACGCGCTCCGCGAGGACCCCACCTACGCCGACAAGGACACCGCCGGCACGGACGCTACCGACCCAGCGGAGTACGACGGAACCGGCACCGATGCAGAGACGGTCGCACGAAACCACACGTGGCTGCGGGACTACCTCGCACTCGGCGACGACGACCGCTCGCGGGCGGACTTTCGCGCCTGCTGTCTCATGATTGAGAGCGGCGTCGCCGAAGCCGACGCGCGGGCGTTGCTCAACGGCTCGCCCCACACAAAGGTCCACGAGCGGGGTGAGGGTTATTGGCGTGAGACGTGGCGAAGCGCACTCCGCGCGGCCGACCTCCCGGACACCGGGACCGAGAGCGACGACGACACCGACGACGAAGGTGTGTCGGACGACGCGCCTTTCGAGGAGCGGGTCCGCGCCCGCGTGCTCGACCCCTACGAAAAGTCTGAGGGCGGTATCACCTCCCCGACGGCGATTAACCGCTTCGCGGAGGAACTTGAACGGGAGTGTCACTTTGTCATGCCCGGCGAGCACGTCCGGGGGTGGTACAATGAGCTATATCGCTACAACCCCGAGACGGGCGTGTACGAGCGCGGTGCCGTCGAGCACGTCATGGATGTGGCGGAGCGGACGCTCGGCGACTTTGCAACGAACCACCGGATTCGTGAAATCGTTGCGAAAGTCGAGCGGCGGAACCTCCGGCACGACGGTTTCGAGAGCCACCCCGCCCGGCAGGTTGTGGGCAACGGGATTCTCGACCTGCGCACGCTCGACCTCGCGCCTCACACCCCCGAGGAGTACCACCAACGGCGCATAGCGTGGGATTACCCCGGCCCCGACGCCGAAGCGCCGGTCGCCGACGCGTTCATCCACAGCGTTGTGGGGTCCGACGCGGACGCCGAGACGCTGTATCAGCTCATGGCGCACACGCTCTACGGCGGCTATCCCGACGCGAAACTCGCCATGCTCGTGGGCGACGGCGAGAACGGCAAATCCCTCGTTCTGTGGCTTGTGCGGCGGTTCCTCTCGGCGACCGGCGGCCCGGTGGATGTGGGTGGCCGCGACGGCGAGGACGGCGAGGGCGGTACCACCGACAACGAGAACGTGGCGAACGTGCCGCTCTCACAGTTATCCGACGAGGGCAGTTTCGCGCTCCACCAGTTGAACGGCAAGATGGTGAATATCAACGCCGACCTGTCGAGCGAGGACGTTCAAGAGCAATCCGTCTTGAAGAAAATGACCGGTGACGACCTGATATGGGCGAATGTCAAGAACAGGACGCCTATCGAATTCAAGAACAGGGCGACGGGGCTGTTCGCGGCGAACACGCTCCCCTCGTTCGGCGAGGACAGCCGGGCTGTGTGGAGACGGTGGCTTGTTGTTCAATTCCCGTACACGTTCGTATCGGGAGAGCCGACTGCCCCCGACGAAAAGCGGGTGGAGCGCCGCGACGTACTCAAGGCGCGTATCGGTGCGGAGAGTGAAATGGAGGGGTTACTCGCCCGTGCGGCCCGAGAGGTTCACGACTGGTACAACGACCGCGAGCGCGATTTCTTCACGAACGCGGCGAGTCCCGAGGACGTTCGTGACACCATGCTCCGCGGGAGCGACCCGGTGTATCACTTCGCGCGGGTTGCGCTCGAACCGAACGACGATGGGAGCGGTGAAATTTCGAAGAAGGACGTTCGTAACGCTTTCCGCGAGTTCGTAAAGGCCGAGCGTATATCGACCAATTTGACGGCCGACCCCAAACAGTTCGGGACCGAATTGTTCGCGCTCGAAGACTACCATATCGATAGCGACCGCACGACGATAGAAGGCGAACGCGTGACGACCTACACGGGCATTTCTTTCACCGACCGGGGAGAGCAGTTGCTCGCCGACGACGACGACACGAACGGGGGCGGTGAATGA